In the Aristaeella hokkaidonensis genome, CGGTAATCACTGTTCCTGCATATTTCTCCGATGCCCAGCGCCAGGCTACCAAGGATGCCGGTCTCATCGCCGGCCTCAACGTCCTGCGTATTATCAATGAGCCCACTTCCGCCGCTCTGGCTTACGGTTTTGATAAGGGTATGCCCTGCCGCGTCATGGTTTATGACCTGGGCGGCGGCACCTTTGACGTCAGTATCCTGGAAATCAACAGCGATACCATTGAAGTGCTTGCCACTGCCGGTAATAACCACCTGGGCGGCGATGACTTTGACCAGTGTATCGTCGGCTGGCTCCTGGAAGAGTTCCGTAAGGAGCATCATGTGGATATTTCCAAGGACCCCATGGCCATGCAGCGCCTGGCGGAAGCCGCGGAAAAAGCGAAGATTGAGCTTTCCGCTTCCACTTCTACCGTGATCAATCTGCCCTTTCTGGCGCAGAATGCTTCCGGTCCCATGCATCTGGAATGCACCCTGACCCGTGCCCGCTTTGATGACCTGACTGCCCACCTGGTTGCCGCCACCCGCGGCCCCGTACAGCAGGCTATGTCGGATGCCGGTATCAAGGCTTCTGACCTCAGCCGTGTGCTGCTCGTCGGCGGTTCCACCCGTATTCCTGCCGTGCAGGAAGAGGTTCGCTGCCTCACCGGTAAGGAGCCTGCCCGGGATATCAACCCGGATGAGTGTGTGGCCATGGGTGCCTGCCTCCAGGGCGGTGTGCTGACCGGCACGGTCAACTCCATCGTCTTGATCGATGTCACGCCCCTTTCCCTGGGTATTGAAACCCTGGGCGACGTCTTTGCAAAGATCATTGACCGCAATTCTCCTCTGCCCTGTCAGCATTCCCAGGTTTTCACCACGGCCGCCAATTTCCAGACCAGTGTGGAAATCAATGTGCTCCAGGGGGAGCGTGAAATTGCTTCTGCCAATAAGTCCCTGGGTAAATTCCGCCTCACCGGTATCCGCCGTGCCCTTCGCGGAATACCGCAGATTGAGGTCACCTTCTCTATCGACACCAACGGTATTGTCCATGTCACTGCCCGTGACCTGGGCACCAACCGCAGCCAGGATATCACCATCTCCGGTTCCGGCAACATGAGCCGGGAGGAAATCGACCGCGCCATCCGGGATGCCCAGCGCTACGCCGCTGAGGATAAACAGCGTAAGCAGTCCCAGCAGACCAGGGATGCCGCTGAGAACTTGCTGAATCAGGCCCGCCGCGCCCGCAAGAAGCTGAAGGACGAGGATAAGACCCGCCTGGATGTTTCCATCTCCGCTCTGGAGGAAGCGCTCCGCGGTTCTGATGAATACCGGATCAAGACTGCATCCGAGGATCTGGACACCATTCTCCGGTCCGTCGGCACCTATGCTTCTTCTCCTGAAGGAGAGAATGACGATGGTGCCTATGATGCCTGAGGAGGCGCGTCATGTTCGGATATGTAGCCCCTGTTTTATCAGTCCTCACGGATGAGCAGAAGCAGCGTTACCGCTCTGTTTACTGCGGTGTCTGTCATGCGCTGAAGAGCCGTCATGGCCAGTCCGGCCGGCTTTCTCTCAGCAATGACATGACCTTCCTCGCTCTGCTTCTCTCCTCGCTCTATGAGCCGGATACTACCCAGGCCTCTGCCCGCTGCGGCATTCATCCTGTGAAGAAGCATCCCTTCTGTTCTTCTTCCATGATCGACTATGCCGCGGATATGAATGCCCTCCTCTTCTACTGGAAGTGTGAGGACCAGCGCATGGACGATCATTCCCTCGTCGGGAAAACCGGTGAAACCCTCTTCCGCAAGGCTGCGAAGAAAGTTCGCACCCAGTGGCCGGCACAGTCCGTTGCCGTGGAACAGGCTCTTTCTGAGCTCTGGAAGGAAGAAAAGAAGACAATCCCGGATCCGGACCGCCTCTGCAATCTTTCCGGTGAAATGCTCGGTGCGGTCTTCGTACCAAAGCCGGACGACATGTGGGCGCCGATACTACGTTCAGTTGGCAACAGTCTCGGCCGCTTCATCTACTGGATGGACGCCTGGGAGGATTACGACGCGGATCACAGGAAACGCCGTTTCAATCCCCTGGACGTTTACCATGACCGGCCGGATTATGAAGACTTCTGCAAGGAAACCCTGGAGCTGCTGATCGCTGAAGCAGCCAACAGCTTCGAGATTCTCCCCCTGGAGCAGGATCTCGATCTCCTGCGGAATGTCATGTACAGCGGTGTGTGGCAGCGTTATACGCTGATCACCGAAAAGAAACAGAAACAAAGAAAGGAGGATGCCCATGCCGAATGATCCATTTGCGGTACTGGGTCTGAATTCCTCCGCAACCGAGGACGAGATCAAATCCGCCTACCGGAAGCTGGCCAAGAAATATCACCCGGACCTGAACCCCGGCGATAAAGCCGCGGAAGAGAAGATGCGGGAGGTCAATGAGGCCTATACCCGAGCCCTGCAGATCAAGAAGACCGGCAAGGATCCTTATCAGAATCCCTATAGTTCTTCCGGTTCTTCCGGTGCGTCAGGCTATTACAATCCCTTCGGCGGCAGTTACGGCGGCTATGGCAGCTCCCAGGGCAGTTATGGCCAGGGCAGTTACGGTGGTAACGGCGGCCAGGGCGGTGATCCCTTCGGGGATTTCGGCTTCGGCTTTGATCCCTTCTCCGCTTTCTTCGGCGGCCAGCAGGGCGGCTATCAGCAGCAAACCCGTTACCGTACGCGGAACTATTCCAATCCAGAGCTGAAGACTGCCGAGAATCATGTTCTCGCCAACCGTTATCACGACGCAATCACCCAGCTCAACCGGGTTCCTACCCATGACGCCGACTGGCATGCACTCTATGCTCGTGCGGATATGGGGCTTGGCAACCGGATTTCCGCTCTCGATCATGCCCGTGCCGCAGTCCGTATGGCACCCAATGATCCGGACTTCCAGGCTCTGCTGAACACCATTGAGTCAGGCCGCCAGGCTTATCGCCAGGCCCGCAGCAGCGGTTACGATTTCCGTTCCGCCATCTGTTCCAATCCCTGCCTCACCTGCATCGTCGCCAACATGTTCTGCAATTGCTGTTTGGGTGGGTGCGGAAGGTATGGAATGTTCTGTTAAAAACATTCCATAACAACTCTACACTTTTCACTCTTCAGTCATCACTGTTAACTCTTAACTTTTCACTGTAAGTTACTATCATTTTTAAGTTTTAAGTTTTAAGTTTTCAGTATTCATTTTCTCTTTCGTAGAAAGGAGTCCTTCAAATGTCTTTTCTCCAGCGCCTCAAAGAACGTCTAGCCATTTTCATGCAGGGTCGCCATGGCCCCGACAATCTCGGTATGTTCACCCTTCTTTCCGGTCTTGTGACTTCCATTCTGGGCAGCTTCACCGGCATCGGTCTGTTCTCCCTTGTCGGTTTCGCCCTCTACGTCACAACCGTCTTCCGTATGCTTTCTCGTAACAACACCAAGCGTATTGAAGAAAACCGGAAGTACATCGACCTGACCTCCAACTGGAAGCTGAAGTCCAGCCAGTTCATCAAACGTATGAAGAACAGCAAAGACTATAAGTACTTCAAGTGCCCCAACTGTAAAGTCCTTCTCCGCATGAAGCGCGGATCCGGCGAACGCGACATCACCTGTGTCCGCTGTGGCCACCAGTTCAAGCAGAAGTCTTGATAATTATGCATGTTAAAACAGATACACCTTATCGTGTATCTGTTTCGGGGATCAATTCAATTGATTCCTAGTTGTAATGTGTCCACTGCGCAAAAACGGCAAGAGTGTGACTGCAGGGACTGATAGTCTGTCACTGTTTTCGAAGAAAATGTGACTGAGTGTCTGTCCCTTTGTCACTGCTCTTGCCGCCTATTTTCTTCTATTTCGGCCAGTTAAACGAATTCCATAATGTGCAAACATAGGCTGTCATTCCGAGCGAGTGGAGGGCGAACCTCTGAGGGCAGCCAGTGGCTGAAATTCCGTCAGAGGTGAGGTCAACCGAAAGGGAGTGAACTCTCCAGTGGGGAGCGAAGGAAGCGGTGACCCAGTGGGTCATTTGCCGAAAGCAAAAGCGCCCTGAACGAGTCAATCGAAGCAAGCAGCAGGTTGAAGCGCTAGCGATACCTGCTGCGCCGACTGAGATTGCGGAACAGTCACGACCTTTGAGGTTGCGGATATCCCTTACTAAGGGCGAAGCCCTAACAACAATCAGAAAATTCGCACCTTTAGGGTGCGATTTTCTCCACCATTATTCATTTTTCAGTCTTAAGTCTT is a window encoding:
- a CDS encoding DUF5685 family protein encodes the protein MFGYVAPVLSVLTDEQKQRYRSVYCGVCHALKSRHGQSGRLSLSNDMTFLALLLSSLYEPDTTQASARCGIHPVKKHPFCSSSMIDYAADMNALLFYWKCEDQRMDDHSLVGKTGETLFRKAAKKVRTQWPAQSVAVEQALSELWKEEKKTIPDPDRLCNLSGEMLGAVFVPKPDDMWAPILRSVGNSLGRFIYWMDAWEDYDADHRKRRFNPLDVYHDRPDYEDFCKETLELLIAEAANSFEILPLEQDLDLLRNVMYSGVWQRYTLITEKKQKQRKEDAHAE
- the dnaK gene encoding molecular chaperone DnaK, encoding MSRTIGIDLGTTNSCVSFMENGRAVVIPNAEGGRTTPSVVAFTKSGERLVGMTAKRQAVTNASRTFSSVKRDMGSDKRFQVDGKSYTPQEISAMILQKLKADAESYIGEPVTDAVITVPAYFSDAQRQATKDAGLIAGLNVLRIINEPTSAALAYGFDKGMPCRVMVYDLGGGTFDVSILEINSDTIEVLATAGNNHLGGDDFDQCIVGWLLEEFRKEHHVDISKDPMAMQRLAEAAEKAKIELSASTSTVINLPFLAQNASGPMHLECTLTRARFDDLTAHLVAATRGPVQQAMSDAGIKASDLSRVLLVGGSTRIPAVQEEVRCLTGKEPARDINPDECVAMGACLQGGVLTGTVNSIVLIDVTPLSLGIETLGDVFAKIIDRNSPLPCQHSQVFTTAANFQTSVEINVLQGEREIASANKSLGKFRLTGIRRALRGIPQIEVTFSIDTNGIVHVTARDLGTNRSQDITISGSGNMSREEIDRAIRDAQRYAAEDKQRKQSQQTRDAAENLLNQARRARKKLKDEDKTRLDVSISALEEALRGSDEYRIKTASEDLDTILRSVGTYASSPEGENDDGAYDA
- a CDS encoding J domain-containing protein yields the protein MPNDPFAVLGLNSSATEDEIKSAYRKLAKKYHPDLNPGDKAAEEKMREVNEAYTRALQIKKTGKDPYQNPYSSSGSSGASGYYNPFGGSYGGYGSSQGSYGQGSYGGNGGQGGDPFGDFGFGFDPFSAFFGGQQGGYQQQTRYRTRNYSNPELKTAENHVLANRYHDAITQLNRVPTHDADWHALYARADMGLGNRISALDHARAAVRMAPNDPDFQALLNTIESGRQAYRQARSSGYDFRSAICSNPCLTCIVANMFCNCCLGGCGRYGMFC